Proteins found in one Micromonospora sp. WMMD1082 genomic segment:
- a CDS encoding ATP/GTP-binding protein produces MTAPAVLARSPTAGPGLKIVLTGPLGVGKTTLVAAVSDIAPLTTEARMSAGGDDTSHSPGKVTTTVAMDFGRLAIKGVTVYVFGTPGQERFWFTWNAIVRGAVGAVVLADTRRLQDSFRHLDYIEHRRLPFVVAVNRFPDARIYTADEVREALVLAGEVPVVEVDARDRDSVRRLLIALVEHVIAATPTPASVAS; encoded by the coding sequence ATGACCGCACCGGCTGTTCTCGCCCGGTCGCCGACAGCCGGGCCGGGGTTGAAGATCGTGCTGACCGGGCCGTTGGGGGTGGGTAAGACCACGCTGGTCGCGGCGGTGTCGGACATCGCACCGTTGACCACCGAGGCCCGGATGTCGGCCGGCGGCGACGACACGTCGCACAGTCCGGGGAAGGTGACCACGACGGTGGCGATGGACTTCGGTCGCCTCGCCATCAAGGGCGTGACCGTGTACGTGTTCGGTACGCCGGGGCAGGAACGGTTCTGGTTCACCTGGAACGCCATCGTCCGCGGCGCGGTGGGTGCGGTGGTGCTGGCCGACACCCGCCGACTGCAGGACTCGTTCCGGCACCTCGACTACATCGAGCACCGCCGGTTGCCGTTCGTGGTGGCGGTCAATCGGTTCCCGGACGCGCGCATCTACACCGCCGATGAGGTCCGTGAGGCGCTCGTCCTCGCGGGGGAGGTGCCGGTCGTGGAGGTCGACGCCCGGGACCGCGACAGCGTCCGCCGGCTGCTCATCGCTCTGGTCGAGCACGTCATCGCCGCCACACCAACCCCGGCCAGCGTCGCCTCCTGA
- a CDS encoding ATP-binding cassette domain-containing protein, giving the protein MLRVRDLAVGYPTSGPVLHAVTLTLTLPGPGLHAIIGPNGAGKTTLLHTLAGQLRPASGSIHLDGQDVTGWHPTTAARAGVALAPQGRRLWKSLTVGEHFATVRTTVRDDDRWSVEALLEMFPALAARLGHRADQLSGGEQQMLTIARALHTAPRLLLADEPTEGLAPALAAHIMTVLTDLPARGVTVVVALPHAAGAARAATVHLLTAGRLRESADTADTVTDTLRRHLTLTDAEPTEPAP; this is encoded by the coding sequence ATGCTGCGCGTGCGTGACCTCGCCGTCGGCTACCCGACCAGCGGCCCCGTGCTGCACGCGGTCACCCTCACCCTCACCCTGCCCGGCCCCGGACTGCACGCGATCATCGGCCCCAACGGTGCGGGCAAGACCACCCTGCTGCACACCCTCGCCGGCCAGCTGCGGCCGGCCAGCGGCAGCATCCACCTCGACGGGCAGGACGTCACCGGCTGGCACCCCACCACCGCTGCCCGCGCCGGTGTCGCGCTCGCCCCGCAGGGCCGCCGACTGTGGAAGTCACTGACCGTCGGCGAGCACTTCGCCACCGTCCGCACCACCGTCCGCGACGACGACAGGTGGTCGGTCGAGGCGCTGCTGGAGATGTTCCCGGCGCTGGCCGCCCGGCTGGGCCACCGCGCGGACCAGCTCTCCGGCGGTGAGCAGCAGATGCTCACCATCGCCCGCGCACTGCACACCGCACCCCGGCTGCTGCTCGCCGACGAACCCACCGAAGGACTCGCCCCCGCCCTCGCCGCGCACATCATGACCGTCCTGACCGATCTGCCCGCCCGGGGCGTCACCGTCGTCGTGGCCCTGCCCCACGCCGCCGGCGCGGCGCGCGCCGCCACCGTGCACCTGCTCACCGCCGGCCGGCTACGGGAGTCCGCCGACACCGCCGACACGGTCACCGACACGCTGCGCCGGCACCTCACCCTCACCGATGCCGAGCCCACGGAGCCCGCGCCATGA
- a CDS encoding class I SAM-dependent methyltransferase produces the protein MTSTTYQFDNDTRQLTPLQAVLDPYTIRDLDTVGVWAGQRVLDVGAGAGSVARHLAKRVGPTGTVIAVDIDTRLLDPTDVIDVYECDLRRGGLDLPIEPGSVDLVHARCVLEHLGNRVDLLPALIALLRPGGWLVLGEIVYSRALIHRAPTANDEELIARVWHAILDTLHSGGTDLEWGNHVHGHLLDAGLTHVYSHTRADTWTGGGPGCQLLADNARQLHDRLLAADTGMNEADLRRFGELMADPTLALRGYQYTSTIAQQPGP, from the coding sequence ATGACCAGCACGACCTACCAGTTCGACAATGACACGCGTCAGTTGACCCCGCTGCAGGCGGTGCTCGACCCGTACACCATCCGTGACCTGGACACCGTGGGTGTCTGGGCGGGGCAGCGGGTCCTGGACGTCGGCGCCGGCGCGGGATCCGTCGCCCGCCACCTCGCCAAGCGGGTCGGCCCTACCGGCACGGTCATCGCCGTCGATATCGACACCCGCCTGCTCGACCCGACTGATGTCATCGACGTGTACGAGTGTGACCTGCGCCGAGGAGGGCTCGACCTGCCGATCGAGCCGGGCAGCGTGGACCTCGTCCACGCCCGGTGCGTCCTGGAGCACCTGGGCAACCGGGTCGACCTCCTGCCGGCTTTGATCGCCCTGCTGCGCCCGGGTGGGTGGCTGGTACTCGGCGAGATCGTCTACAGCCGCGCCTTGATCCACCGCGCGCCCACCGCCAACGACGAAGAGCTGATCGCCCGCGTCTGGCACGCCATCCTCGACACCCTGCACTCCGGGGGCACTGACCTGGAGTGGGGCAACCACGTCCACGGCCATTTGCTCGACGCCGGCCTGACCCACGTCTACAGCCACACCCGCGCCGACACGTGGACCGGCGGCGGCCCCGGCTGCCAGCTGCTGGCCGACAACGCCCGCCAACTGCACGACCGGCTCCTGGCCGCCGACACCGGCATGAACGAGGCCGACCTGCGACGGTTCGGCGAGCTGATGGCCGACCCCACCCTGGCCCTGCGCGGCTACCAGTACACCTCCACCATCGCCCAGCAGCCCGGGCCGTAG
- a CDS encoding ATP-binding cassette domain-containing protein yields MRIVHRVDPDKVPAVSSRRDADHAQGSGLVATGLRHAYGRLTVLDLDRFAVAPGDRHAVIGPNGAGKSTLLGVLAGAITPQTGHVTYNGRDITGQGPAGRARAGIGRTVQHPTVWPDLTCLDCVRVGGWHHRHHPDRTSLEVLDLVGLADHADQPAGALSHGHRRMLDLAVALAGEPRVLLLDEPAAGLTDTDTARLLDILHGLPAWMAVVLVEHHMHVVAAAAGWITVLHHGRRYTDGPADTVRADPHVAALYLGGGGGGDAARA; encoded by the coding sequence GTGAGGATCGTCCACCGCGTCGACCCCGACAAGGTGCCCGCGGTGTCCAGCCGCCGCGACGCCGACCACGCCCAGGGCAGCGGTCTGGTCGCCACCGGCCTGCGGCACGCCTACGGCCGGCTCACCGTGCTGGACCTGGACCGCTTCGCTGTCGCGCCGGGGGACCGGCACGCGGTCATTGGCCCCAACGGCGCCGGCAAGTCGACCCTGCTGGGTGTGCTCGCCGGCGCCATCACCCCGCAGACCGGTCACGTCACCTACAACGGCCGGGACATCACCGGCCAGGGGCCGGCGGGGCGGGCGCGGGCCGGGATCGGCCGCACCGTCCAACACCCCACCGTCTGGCCCGACCTGACCTGCCTCGACTGCGTGCGCGTCGGCGGCTGGCACCACCGCCACCACCCCGACCGCACCTCGCTGGAGGTGCTGGACCTGGTCGGCCTGGCCGACCACGCCGACCAGCCCGCCGGTGCGCTGTCGCACGGGCACCGGCGGATGCTCGACCTGGCCGTCGCCCTCGCCGGCGAGCCCCGCGTGCTGCTGCTCGACGAACCCGCGGCGGGGCTCACCGACACCGACACCGCCCGGCTGCTCGACATCCTGCACGGGCTGCCGGCCTGGATGGCGGTGGTGCTGGTCGAGCACCACATGCACGTCGTCGCCGCGGCAGCCGGCTGGATCACCGTGCTGCACCACGGCCGCCGCTACACCGACGGCCCCGCCGACACCGTACGCGCCGACCCGCACGTCGCCGCCCTCTACCTCGGAGGAGGAGGTGGGGGCGATGCTGCGCGTGCGTGA
- a CDS encoding branched-chain amino acid ABC transporter permease — translation MSAIGHAAALARLRPLSTAMPAALAVVAVVAVVVSPDPYLHATVARMLPLALLAVSVAVVTGHAGLPTLAQVAPHAVGLYATARLALAGVDLAVVHLATAAVLGAAVAGLLGLVLVRYRGTVFLMLSLAVAELTEITAAQWRAVSGGTDGLAGIPSARLAPGLPPLLADRAVLLYAAAVAVTATAAAMWLLAGDRRMLLTAARDNPHRARASGHPVTAYLWAVHTGAGALAGIAGALWIHTHRWATPRDVGFTTAALVLLAVVIGGARSLPGAALGVVIVLAVRDVVAADFPGHAPLLLGGLFVAAVYVLPGGLAALPARLRRRPPPVRRPDGPAASAAATSVRSTP, via the coding sequence ATGAGCGCGATCGGCCACGCCGCGGCGCTCGCCCGGCTTCGGCCACTGTCGACGGCCATGCCCGCGGCTCTGGCTGTCGTGGCGGTTGTCGCCGTGGTGGTGTCACCGGATCCGTACCTGCACGCCACCGTCGCCCGGATGCTGCCGCTGGCGCTGTTGGCGGTCAGTGTCGCGGTGGTCACCGGGCACGCCGGGCTGCCCACCCTCGCGCAGGTCGCCCCCCACGCCGTGGGCCTCTACGCGACCGCCCGGCTGGCTCTGGCCGGCGTCGACCTGGCCGTGGTGCACCTGGCCACCGCGGCGGTGCTGGGCGCGGCCGTTGCCGGGCTGCTCGGGCTGGTGCTGGTCCGCTACCGCGGCACCGTGTTCCTGATGCTGAGTTTGGCGGTGGCCGAGCTGACCGAGATCACCGCCGCGCAGTGGCGGGCCGTGTCCGGCGGCACCGACGGCCTGGCCGGGATCCCCTCCGCCCGGCTCGCACCGGGCCTGCCGCCCCTGCTCGCCGACCGGGCGGTACTGCTCTACGCCGCCGCCGTCGCGGTGACGGCGACCGCCGCCGCGATGTGGCTGCTGGCCGGGGACAGGCGGATGCTGCTGACAGCCGCCCGCGACAACCCGCACCGGGCCCGGGCCAGCGGGCATCCGGTGACCGCCTACCTGTGGGCGGTGCACACCGGCGCGGGCGCCCTCGCCGGTATCGCCGGCGCGTTGTGGATCCACACCCACCGGTGGGCCACCCCCCGCGACGTCGGCTTCACCACCGCCGCGCTGGTCCTGCTCGCCGTCGTCATCGGCGGCGCCCGCTCCCTGCCCGGCGCCGCCCTCGGCGTGGTCATCGTGCTCGCCGTCCGCGACGTGGTCGCCGCCGACTTCCCCGGCCACGCACCGCTGCTGCTCGGCGGCCTGTTCGTGGCCGCCGTCTACGTGCTGCCGGGTGGCCTGGCCGCCCTCCCGGCCCGCCTGCGCCGCCGGCCACCACCAGTCCGACGGCCGGACGGGCCGGCGGCGTCCGCGGCCGCCACCAGTGTCAGGAGTACGCCGTGA
- a CDS encoding IS110 family transposase, with protein MTVPKVWAGVDIGKAHHHCVVVDQNGDRLLSRRVANEEAELLTLLADVLALSDEVTWAVDVADGGAALLIALLINHEQRLVYISGLAVNRAAAGYRGTGKTDARDAAVIADQARMRRDLNPVRPGDEAAVELKILTARRSDLVADRTRTINRLREQLLNIFPALERALDLTNHGPLVLLTGYQTPAALRRVGVARLQTWLRNRKVRSAGTIAAAAVEAADRQRTTLPGEKLTAQMVHTLAKEVIALNEKVSEIDKLIEGRFHEHELAEVISSMPGIGALLGAEFLAATGGDLDAFGTPDRLAGFAGLAPSPRDSGRVSGNLHRPRRYHRGLQRVFYTSALISIQRCTESRRFYDRKRGEGKRHTQAVLALARRRINVLWALLRDRRCYQPVPPAAIAA; from the coding sequence GTGACCGTGCCCAAGGTGTGGGCCGGCGTAGATATCGGCAAGGCGCATCACCACTGTGTGGTGGTCGACCAGAACGGCGACCGGCTGCTGTCGCGGCGAGTGGCCAACGAGGAAGCGGAGTTGCTGACGCTGCTGGCCGATGTGCTGGCACTGAGCGACGAGGTCACGTGGGCGGTCGACGTGGCCGACGGCGGCGCGGCTCTGCTGATCGCCTTGCTGATCAACCATGAGCAGCGGCTGGTCTATATCTCTGGTCTCGCGGTGAACCGGGCCGCCGCCGGTTACCGCGGAACCGGCAAGACCGATGCCCGCGACGCCGCAGTGATCGCCGACCAGGCACGTATGCGCCGTGACCTCAACCCGGTGCGCCCGGGAGACGAGGCGGCCGTCGAGTTGAAGATCCTCACCGCCCGCCGGAGCGACCTGGTCGCCGACCGGACCCGCACCATCAACCGACTGCGCGAGCAGTTGCTGAACATCTTCCCCGCGCTGGAACGTGCCCTCGACCTGACCAACCACGGCCCGCTGGTGCTGCTGACCGGCTATCAGACCCCCGCAGCTCTTCGCCGTGTCGGCGTCGCGCGGTTGCAGACCTGGCTGCGTAACCGCAAAGTCCGCTCGGCCGGCACCATCGCCGCCGCCGCTGTCGAGGCCGCCGACCGGCAACGCACCACGCTGCCCGGCGAGAAGCTCACCGCCCAGATGGTTCACACCCTCGCCAAGGAGGTGATCGCCCTCAACGAGAAGGTCAGCGAGATCGACAAGCTCATCGAGGGCCGGTTTCATGAGCACGAACTCGCCGAAGTGATCTCCAGCATGCCCGGCATCGGCGCGCTGCTCGGCGCTGAGTTCCTGGCCGCCACCGGCGGCGACCTCGACGCCTTCGGCACCCCGGACCGGCTGGCCGGCTTCGCCGGCCTGGCTCCCTCGCCCCGCGATTCCGGACGCGTCAGCGGCAACCTGCACCGCCCACGCCGCTACCACCGGGGCCTCCAGCGCGTCTTCTACACCTCCGCGCTGATCAGCATCCAACGATGCACCGAGTCGCGGCGCTTCTACGACCGCAAACGCGGCGAGGGCAAACGGCACACTCAGGCCGTACTCGCACTCGCCCGCCGCCGAATCAACGTCCTGTGGGCACTCCTGCGTGACAGACGGTGCTACCAACCCGTACCGCCTGCCGCTATCGCGGCTTGA
- a CDS encoding ABC transporter substrate-binding protein — protein MRHFSIRLRRGLAAAITATVLLATGAACTSSSADTDRVRIGLLVSLSGIYTTVGKDMHNGFELYLDTHGGRLGGREVDLVVADEGEGPDTAVPAAQKLLERDRVVALTGLVAGNTVDKVQMLTHERKVPLVGANARPGWPASRDLSYTWHTSYNSDEPGVAIAEYVKAQVGDGAVYAIGPDYQGGHDELRGFVDTFTKLGGRLANPDGKATFTPFPGTVNFLSFLNQAAATNPEAVYTFYAGEQAVAFVKGYQNSALKYVPLYAAGFLTEGTVLDEQGTAATGIRNVLNYSPTLPNAANQQFVAAWSAAGFPGQPTTFAMASYDAAAVLDRALAGVDGEVTSEKLNTAIGQVGRIESPRGDWQFHPSEHRPVQRWYLREVRPDGPVLTNVLLQDLATLPAS, from the coding sequence ATGCGTCATTTCTCGATACGGCTGCGACGCGGACTCGCCGCCGCCATCACCGCCACTGTCCTGCTGGCCACGGGTGCGGCGTGTACCAGTAGCAGCGCGGACACCGATCGGGTGCGGATCGGGCTGTTGGTGTCGTTGTCGGGCATCTACACCACCGTTGGCAAGGACATGCACAACGGGTTCGAGCTGTATCTGGACACCCACGGCGGCCGTCTCGGTGGCCGTGAGGTCGACCTGGTGGTGGCTGACGAGGGCGAGGGCCCGGACACCGCCGTGCCGGCGGCGCAGAAGCTGCTGGAGCGGGACCGGGTGGTGGCGCTGACCGGGCTGGTCGCCGGCAACACCGTGGACAAGGTCCAAATGCTCACCCACGAGCGGAAGGTGCCGCTGGTTGGGGCGAATGCCCGTCCCGGGTGGCCCGCGTCGCGGGATCTGTCCTACACCTGGCACACCTCCTACAACAGTGATGAGCCGGGCGTCGCGATCGCCGAGTACGTCAAGGCGCAGGTGGGTGACGGGGCGGTGTACGCGATCGGCCCGGACTACCAGGGCGGTCATGACGAACTGCGGGGGTTCGTGGACACGTTCACCAAGCTGGGTGGCCGGCTGGCGAACCCGGATGGGAAAGCGACGTTCACCCCTTTCCCGGGCACGGTGAACTTCCTGTCGTTTCTGAATCAGGCGGCGGCGACGAATCCGGAGGCCGTCTACACCTTCTACGCCGGTGAACAGGCCGTTGCGTTCGTGAAGGGATACCAGAACTCGGCGCTGAAGTATGTGCCGCTGTACGCGGCCGGGTTTCTGACCGAGGGCACCGTGCTCGATGAGCAGGGCACGGCGGCCACCGGTATCCGGAATGTCTTGAACTATTCGCCGACGTTGCCGAACGCGGCGAACCAGCAGTTCGTGGCCGCGTGGTCGGCGGCGGGGTTCCCGGGGCAGCCGACGACGTTCGCGATGGCCTCCTACGACGCCGCGGCGGTCCTGGACCGGGCTCTGGCCGGTGTGGACGGTGAGGTCACCAGCGAGAAGCTCAATACGGCGATCGGGCAGGTGGGGCGGATCGAGAGCCCGCGCGGGGACTGGCAGTTCCACCCGAGCGAGCACCGGCCGGTGCAGCGCTGGTACCTGCGGGAGGTCCGCCCGGACGGGCCGGTGCTGACCAACGTCCTGCTGCAGGACCTGGCCACGTTGCCCGCGTCCTGA
- a CDS encoding roadblock/LC7 domain-containing protein produces MNDLSFLMMNNLSQVPGVSHGVAVSADGMLLAWTEGLNREAAERLAAVTAGLCSLLKGAAHDMEAGRVQGNVTNAENGFLVLTEMNHGASLLVLAHPRADLAYVVEELGRFAETVRNQLGPSFASARLSPVATAGPR; encoded by the coding sequence ATGAACGATTTGAGTTTCCTGATGATGAACAATCTGAGCCAGGTGCCCGGGGTCAGTCACGGCGTGGCGGTGTCGGCCGATGGGATGCTGTTGGCCTGGACCGAGGGCCTGAATCGGGAGGCCGCCGAGCGTCTCGCCGCGGTCACGGCCGGGCTGTGCAGCCTGCTCAAGGGCGCCGCCCACGATATGGAAGCCGGACGAGTCCAGGGCAACGTCACCAACGCCGAGAACGGCTTCCTGGTCCTGACCGAGATGAACCACGGCGCCTCGCTGCTGGTACTGGCGCATCCGAGGGCGGACCTGGCGTACGTCGTCGAAGAACTCGGCCGCTTCGCCGAAACAGTCCGTAACCAGCTCGGTCCGTCGTTCGCGTCCGCGCGCTTGTCGCCCGTGGCTACGGCAGGCCCGCGATGA
- a CDS encoding nitrate- and nitrite sensing domain-containing protein, protein MAVSSAVGEVVYQLDRERQVAASVVSVAGSGLNEFLEQGAASDAAIAVYRQRRGELDVSLPGVARLVGPLDEQLGLLPAFREQVKARQSSLTAVLVRYRAAIGRGLAVRESVGQVGGADGVLADQLRVAAALSQASEYAGVQRAAVVAGSGEVVSQAVQRELAATRAGFDEALLVVSQRSPAVWRGWLDQALSGEQVLAAQRIDDEVARVQVGQRLRVSTGRWLAASGERRDRLHEVQSRIDGDIVAEVGRQRSEQWWITGGLTVVAVVLLVAAAVFAWRQGRRLVQRLRGVRDAVTRMATDELPELVRRVEAADPADPGSVPAPPRVLAPAEARDEVDEVTAAFDSLGLTVYRTSSDLARQRQVVVGALEAVGRRCQGITQRLLAELDAAERNERDSATLEMLFRLDNLAAQLQHGTQSLLVLSGRTLGAVHDTPAELVTVVQGAQSRIQQYQRVEIGAVDGRVLVPTALIDDLVHLLASLLDNATRFTPGTVLITGHLLGDRVLVQVTDSGQGIDPELLNQLNGELAASPRIGVDHIRRQGVATVALLAAVHGLRVRLLPASPHGTVAEVEIPADRLTIRVPEQKTQPAGAGPIAGRRAPGGTPASALSLPVGPAAGPAGPVAGGAWPPVRAADAATQPLPQIPRPRSAQRQEPPPIFKQAVRDHGASGWFEPGGTVQMPATTAVPPSGDATTENGLPRRQPQTTIPPPVLPAPAETAPNAEVDTAGLSRTAAAYQRGLGRRPHQLREGQR, encoded by the coding sequence GTGGCGGTGTCGTCCGCTGTTGGTGAGGTGGTGTATCAGCTGGATCGGGAGCGTCAGGTCGCGGCGTCGGTGGTGTCTGTTGCCGGGAGCGGGTTGAACGAGTTCCTGGAGCAGGGCGCGGCGTCGGATGCCGCGATCGCGGTTTACCGGCAGCGTCGGGGCGAGTTGGATGTGTCGCTGCCGGGGGTGGCGCGGTTGGTGGGGCCGCTTGATGAGCAGTTGGGGTTGTTGCCGGCGTTTCGGGAGCAGGTGAAGGCGCGTCAGTCGTCGTTGACGGCGGTGTTGGTGCGGTATCGGGCGGCGATCGGCCGTGGGTTGGCGGTGCGGGAGTCCGTGGGGCAGGTCGGCGGCGCGGACGGTGTGCTGGCTGATCAGTTGCGGGTGGCGGCGGCGTTGTCGCAGGCGTCGGAGTACGCCGGTGTCCAGCGGGCCGCGGTGGTGGCGGGTAGCGGCGAGGTGGTGTCGCAGGCGGTGCAGCGGGAGCTGGCCGCGACGCGGGCTGGGTTTGATGAGGCGTTGTTGGTGGTGTCGCAGCGGTCGCCGGCGGTGTGGCGGGGGTGGCTGGATCAGGCGTTGAGCGGTGAGCAGGTGTTGGCCGCGCAGCGCATCGATGATGAGGTCGCGCGGGTCCAGGTCGGCCAGCGGCTGCGGGTGAGTACCGGTCGGTGGCTGGCGGCCAGTGGTGAGCGGCGGGACCGGCTGCATGAGGTGCAGTCCCGTATCGACGGCGACATTGTGGCGGAGGTCGGCCGGCAGCGGAGCGAGCAGTGGTGGATCACGGGTGGGTTGACCGTGGTCGCGGTGGTGCTGCTGGTGGCGGCGGCGGTGTTCGCGTGGCGGCAGGGCCGCCGGTTGGTGCAGCGGCTGCGTGGGGTCCGTGATGCGGTCACCCGGATGGCGACGGATGAGTTGCCTGAGCTGGTGCGGCGGGTGGAGGCGGCGGATCCGGCTGATCCGGGTTCTGTTCCGGCGCCTCCGAGGGTGTTGGCGCCGGCGGAGGCGCGTGACGAGGTGGATGAGGTGACCGCCGCGTTCGACAGCCTGGGGTTGACCGTCTACCGGACCTCCAGTGACTTGGCGCGGCAGCGGCAGGTGGTGGTGGGTGCACTGGAGGCGGTGGGTCGCCGGTGCCAGGGGATCACGCAGCGGCTGCTCGCCGAGCTGGACGCGGCGGAGCGAAATGAGCGGGATTCCGCGACGCTGGAGATGTTGTTTCGGTTGGACAACCTGGCGGCGCAGTTGCAGCACGGTACGCAGAGCTTGCTGGTGTTGTCGGGCCGCACGCTCGGTGCGGTGCACGACACGCCGGCGGAGCTGGTGACGGTGGTGCAGGGGGCGCAGAGCCGGATTCAGCAGTACCAGCGGGTCGAGATCGGGGCGGTCGACGGCCGGGTGTTGGTACCGACGGCACTGATCGATGATCTGGTGCATCTGTTGGCGTCGCTGTTGGACAACGCGACCCGCTTCACTCCCGGCACGGTGTTGATCACTGGCCATCTGCTCGGCGATCGGGTGCTGGTGCAGGTCACCGACTCCGGGCAGGGCATCGATCCGGAGTTGCTGAACCAGCTCAACGGCGAGCTGGCGGCGTCGCCGAGGATCGGGGTGGACCACATCCGCCGGCAGGGCGTGGCGACGGTGGCGTTGTTGGCCGCGGTGCACGGGTTGCGGGTGCGGCTGCTGCCGGCGTCACCGCATGGCACGGTGGCCGAGGTCGAGATTCCCGCCGACCGACTGACCATCCGGGTTCCTGAGCAGAAGACGCAGCCGGCGGGGGCTGGCCCGATTGCCGGGCGACGCGCGCCGGGTGGCACGCCCGCTTCTGCCTTGTCGCTGCCGGTGGGTCCTGCCGCTGGCCCGGCGGGCCCGGTGGCGGGCGGGGCGTGGCCGCCGGTGCGGGCGGCCGACGCGGCCACGCAGCCGTTGCCGCAGATCCCGAGGCCACGGTCCGCGCAGCGGCAGGAGCCGCCGCCGATCTTCAAGCAGGCGGTCCGCGACCACGGCGCGTCCGGGTGGTTCGAGCCGGGCGGCACCGTCCAGATGCCCGCCACGACCGCCGTACCGCCGTCGGGCGACGCGACGACCGAGAACGGGCTACCGAGGCGCCAGCCGCAGACGACGATCCCGCCGCCGGTCTTGCCTGCCCCAGCCGAGACGGCACCCAACGCGGAGGTGGATACGGCGGGCCTGTCCAGGACCGCGGCGGCCTACCAGCGCGGCCTCGGCCGCCGCCCCCATCAGCTGAGAGAAGGTCAACGATGA
- a CDS encoding tetratricopeptide repeat protein, producing the protein MSSAAVDAAVLYAHVLTSTGHPEAGLAWAMWARPRHGRGPDDPVAVRTLGVLAASLHATGRLRAAAAHYRELAVVLAGLDGPDAPRTLAARADLAVMLHASGDCDTAHAELAAIVQAQQAGMGHVTDFAMVKLLTRQARMYRDCADARAAECFLEAVALARAVGLAEQVRAVAARAPCDRHRRICTHRRPRPAGRPPAPSQHPTSTDEAGSGWQVNAHIAADGCPLRHRPDSGGRVASRTTPPADHCGGR; encoded by the coding sequence GTGTCGTCTGCGGCGGTCGACGCGGCTGTCCTCTACGCCCATGTCCTCACCAGCACGGGACATCCTGAGGCCGGGCTTGCCTGGGCGATGTGGGCACGCCCCCGGCACGGGCGTGGACCGGACGACCCGGTGGCGGTGCGGACCCTCGGCGTCCTCGCGGCGTCCCTGCACGCGACTGGTCGGCTCCGGGCCGCCGCCGCCCACTACCGGGAACTCGCCGTGGTGCTCGCCGGCCTCGACGGTCCTGACGCGCCGCGGACGCTGGCGGCCCGCGCGGACCTCGCGGTGATGCTGCACGCCAGCGGCGACTGCGACACAGCCCATGCCGAGCTCGCCGCGATTGTGCAGGCACAGCAGGCCGGCATGGGTCACGTCACGGACTTCGCCATGGTCAAGCTGCTCACGCGGCAGGCCCGCATGTACCGCGACTGCGCCGATGCCCGCGCCGCGGAGTGCTTCCTGGAGGCGGTCGCCCTCGCCCGCGCCGTGGGCCTCGCCGAGCAGGTGCGCGCCGTCGCCGCACGAGCGCCCTGCGACCGGCACCGCAGGATCTGCACCCACCGCCGCCCCCGGCCCGCCGGCCGGCCGCCCGCGCCGAGCCAACACCCCACGAGTACCGATGAGGCCGGCAGCGGCTGGCAGGTCAACGCGCACATCGCCGCCGATGGCTGTCCCCTCCGACACCGACCGGACAGCGGCGGGCGAGTCGCGTCGCGCACCACCCCACCAGCTGACCACTGTGGAGGCAGATGA
- a CDS encoding branched-chain amino acid ABC transporter permease: protein MRVFVIIAADGVVYGMILAVAAAGLTVAFGVGGILNLAHGTLIAAGGYVAATTTAGTWGSLAAALMLATAVGAAGGGVLAAATGALRGRGHLDQALLTFGIALIGGNLLITVFGPDHLRPDLPAVLEGTVVVAGYRYPVDRLAVLAVAVLVAVAGYQVLHRARAGRLVRATVDDRAMVAGIGVDPRVVDAAVLVASGALAGLAGALITPVLGVGPATAHTTLLLSLIIVVCGGLGSVPGAVAAAIGVGVVQTVGVVTLPAAAPYLLVAAMAVALLARRSTVPGQVA from the coding sequence GTGCGCGTGTTTGTCATCATCGCGGCCGATGGGGTCGTCTACGGGATGATCCTGGCGGTCGCCGCGGCCGGGCTGACCGTCGCGTTCGGCGTCGGCGGGATTCTGAACCTCGCGCACGGCACCCTGATCGCGGCCGGCGGCTACGTCGCGGCCACCACCACCGCGGGCACGTGGGGCAGCCTCGCCGCCGCCCTGATGCTGGCGACGGCGGTGGGAGCGGCCGGCGGGGGAGTCCTCGCGGCGGCGACCGGCGCGCTGCGCGGGCGGGGCCATCTGGACCAGGCGTTGTTGACCTTCGGGATCGCGCTCATCGGCGGGAACCTCCTGATCACCGTGTTCGGGCCGGACCACCTGAGGCCTGACCTGCCGGCGGTGTTGGAGGGCACGGTGGTGGTGGCGGGGTATCGGTATCCGGTCGACCGGCTCGCGGTGCTGGCGGTCGCGGTGCTGGTCGCCGTGGCCGGCTATCAGGTGTTGCACCGCGCCCGCGCGGGCCGGCTGGTGAGAGCGACGGTGGATGACCGGGCGATGGTCGCCGGGATCGGCGTGGACCCCCGCGTTGTGGACGCCGCTGTCCTGGTGGCCTCCGGTGCCCTGGCCGGCCTGGCCGGGGCGTTGATCACACCGGTGCTCGGTGTCGGCCCGGCCACGGCCCACACGACACTGCTACTCAGCCTGATCATCGTGGTGTGTGGCGGGCTCGGTTCGGTGCCGGGGGCGGTGGCCGCCGCGATCGGCGTGGGGGTGGTGCAGACCGTCGGCGTGGTCACCCTGCCGGCGGCGGCGCCGTACCTGCTGGTCGCCGCGATGGCCGTGGCGTTGCTCGCCCGCCGCAGCACGGTGCCTGGTCAGGTGGCGTGA